The genomic stretch TGGCGCCGCTTTTAAACCTTTTAACGGCTTAACCGTATTTTTCTTTACCTCGTCCACCCCTTTTTCGTTATATAAAAACTCCAGAATATGCCTTGCTTCGCCGTCAGGGGTAAACTCGCCTTCAATTTCGCCCGTTTCTTTAAATATAGCGTTGACGGAGGCAAGTTCGTTTTTATTTTCCCTTACCCTTGTAATGGACCTGCTAAACTCGTGATAGCAGACCGAACATGCCATAACCAAATCTTTTGAGCCAAGCTGCGATTTTGCAAGCATCATATTTCTAAGCGGTAGATACATCGAAACCGCCCCTTTAGATTTCATCTCTCCTATGCCGCAGCAATTATAACCTTGCAGCTCGACAAGTTCGATGCCCATTTTTTTCGATACTAATTTAGAACTGTTATTATAAGCTCTATCTATCGTTAACAAAGCACATCCGGGATAATATGCCGCCTGGTTTTCCTTTAATTTTTCCATGTAAACCCCCATTAATTAATTTTTACCTTAATCCAGTCCTTGCCGCAAACATTTTATGCCTCGCTTCTTTCAAGGGCATTGGCATTTTTTAAATAATTTTCTATCGCCCCTTTTGATTTTCCCCAATTATGCGGTCTGCCGAGCTTTAATATCGAAAAGGCCCGTCCATCCTTAACCATTTTAAAAATAGCATCCCTTTCTATTTTTCCGATAAGTTCCTTTGTTCTCCCCATCTTTCGCATCGACGAGGTATGAAGCTTTGCCAGGTCTAATCTTCCGTGTCCCAGAATCATATCCTCGTATATCTTTTTAACATCTTCGTCAACTTTCAATTTACTTTCCACTTCTTCGGGAAAATATTTTTTTATCAAAAGCGCAAGCGCCTCCATCATTTCGGCGGGGTTTACCTGTTTAGGGCATCTCTGGGAACATTTATAGCACCCGACGCAACGCCATGCGACATCCACATATTTTTTTAACTCTTTTAAGTTGCCGAGCTGCATCATGTAAATAAATGCCCTCGGATTAAATCTCCGGTATAGCGGGGTCACGGTACAGCTTGCCGTACACATTCCGCACTGCCAGCATCTGTTAATTCTCGAACCTACAACCGTTTCTTTAATCTCCCGAAAGAAGCCCCTGTCAAACTCCGAATCGACCCTCGTAGTAATGAATGTATTCCATCTGCCCGAAACATCGACCCCGTCGATAACTAAATTTTTTTCTTCTTTGATGTGGTCGTCTTCGATTAAATGCCTTGCTATAATATGTTCTCCCTTTTCGGCAACAGGTCTTTTTTCTTGCTTTTCTAAAGCCATAAAGCCCTCCAAGTTTTAATAATATCCCGTTAATAATCCTTTAGTAATCCTGTAAAAATTATACCGCTACCGCTTCCGGCAACCCCAATTTTTCAATCCCCAATAACTTTTTCATCAATGTAAAGCCATCCGGCACACCGATAGATAAAGACTTAGATTCGGCATATACCATTTTATAAACATAATCCGAATACATATAACTTAAAAGAATATCGACGCCGTAAGGGGGTTCTATTGCAAAACCGTTTTTATTTGATAATTCATAAAGATAATCTGCCTCATCTTTCATTTCTTTAATACTAAACGGCATAATATAAGGATTTCCGTCCCATGTTCTTTTTAAAAAATCAGCCATGTAAGGCAAACAGCCGGTTCCGTTATCCTGCCTGTAAACCCATGATGTCCATAAAACATTCTTTTCGGGCTCGCAGAAATGCAAAACTTCTAAAGCAATATCCCTTTTAACGATAACGTTTTCATAAGGGATTGCCGCTAAAAACCGGCCCAACCTTATCTCTGCGGATTTTTTTGAATCGCTTAGATAATTAAACCCGTTGTTCAGAATATCAACGCTCACGGTCTCGATAATCTGTTTTTTATGCCTTCTTACGGAAAAAATAAAGGACAGTATCGTGTCGAATCTATCCATTTCTAATTTTCCATCCCGAACATCCGATAAAAATCCCCTGATAATTTCTGTTTTCCGGCTTAAAAGATCGTTAAACAAGCCTATTTTGCCTGCGGGTAAATTTTCTTTTATAATTTCAAAGAACTTTTCCTCGTATCTTTTGTCGATTTTATTGTTTTTTAAAATATATGTCATAAGAATTAATGATTTTTAACCGCATAAATATAGGCATCCATCGCAGCTGCGCCGCCCTCTGTAATCGAATCGGAAATAGCCTTCGGTCCCGTGCAGGCGCCCGCCAAAAATACGCCCTCTTTGCTGGATTTAAAAGGCGCCAGCGTGACATTCAGCGGCTTTAAAAATCCGTGCTCGTCAAGCTCAAGCCCAAGCTTTTTAGCCATTTCGGACGACTGGGGTCCGCCTTCCATGCCCGAAGCCAGCACAACCATATCGAACGGAATCTCGAACGGCCCTCTTAAAAGCGTATCCTCGCCCTTGCAAATAACCGTATTATCGGGTCCCGAGGTAATTTCGGCAACCCTGCCTTTAACTATCTGGACATCGTGCTCTTCCATAGCCTTCCAGTATAAATCTTCAAAAAATCCGTAAGTTCTTATGTCCATATAAAATATATACACTTCGCAATCGGGGAAATGTTCTCTGAGTTCGATAGCCTGTTTAACCGAAACGGTGCAGCATACCCTTGAACAGTACTGATTGCCGACATGCCTGTCCCTTGAACCCACGCATAATATAAAGGCAACATTTTTTGGCAGCTGTCCGTTAGAAGGTCTGGCAAAATTTCCCTCGCCCATCATTCTTTCCAAATCCTTAATATCGACTACATCATCGAATAATTGATAGGAATATTTGGCATCTCTCGCAGGATCGAAATGCTCAAAACCGGTAGCAACGATAACCGAATCAAAGGTTTTTGCTTCATTCCCGTCAGGCGATTTTATCTGCGCATCGAACTTTTTACCGTTTTCCTTAAAATCCGAAACCTCCGAAGATAAATATACCTTAATATTGCTGTTTGTTTCTGCCTTTTTAATCAGCTCGCCTATCACATTATCCGCAGGCTGCATATCCGGAAATAAAAATTTATATTTAAATTTCTTAGGATTGCCGCCAAGAAACGAATCCCTTTCCGCCAGAGTTACCTTTACGCCCAATTCGGCAAG from Candidatus Acidulodesulfobacterium ferriphilum encodes the following:
- a CDS encoding CoB--CoM heterodisulfide reductase iron-sulfur subunit A family protein produces the protein MAENILVIGAGPAGLNAATMLAELGVKVTLAERDSFLGGNPKKFKYKFLFPDMQPADNVIGELIKKAETNSNIKVYLSSEVSDFKENGKKFDAQIKSPDGNEAKTFDSVIVATGFEHFDPARDAKYSYQLFDDVVDIKDLERMMGEGNFARPSNGQLPKNVAFILCVGSRDRHVGNQYCSRVCCTVSVKQAIELREHFPDCEVYIFYMDIRTYGFFEDLYWKAMEEHDVQIVKGRVAEITSGPDNTVICKGEDTLLRGPFEIPFDMVVLASGMEGGPQSSEMAKKLGLELDEHGFLKPLNVTLAPFKSSKEGVFLAGACTGPKAISDSITEGGAAAMDAYIYAVKNH
- a CDS encoding 4Fe-4S dicluster domain-containing protein, which produces MALEKQEKRPVAEKGEHIIARHLIEDDHIKEEKNLVIDGVDVSGRWNTFITTRVDSEFDRGFFREIKETVVGSRINRCWQCGMCTASCTVTPLYRRFNPRAFIYMMQLGNLKELKKYVDVAWRCVGCYKCSQRCPKQVNPAEMMEALALLIKKYFPEEVESKLKVDEDVKKIYEDMILGHGRLDLAKLHTSSMRKMGRTKELIGKIERDAIFKMVKDGRAFSILKLGRPHNWGKSKGAIENYLKNANALERSEA
- a CDS encoding disulfide reductase; protein product: MGVYMEKLKENQAAYYPGCALLTIDRAYNNSSKLVSKKMGIELVELQGYNCCGIGEMKSKGAVSMYLPLRNMMLAKSQLGSKDLVMACSVCYHEFSRSITRVRENKNELASVNAIFKETGEIEGEFTPDGEARHILEFLYNEKGVDEVKKNTVKPLKGLKAAPYYGCLYSRPSMYTFTDKKPELDNSERPRFMNDFLEAMGAEVVFYGNEVQCCGGRNVVQDEETSFALCSQTLSKAKKAGADFLVLICPKCAGALDVNQPKIVEKFGKDSGLPVVYLTQLMALAFGFSKKEAEFSDMISDPVKVLQEKGF